A single window of Oerskovia paurometabola DNA harbors:
- a CDS encoding NUDIX domain-containing protein produces the protein MADAETWDLLDDQGSPTGEVHRRGDPGWPPGRFHLMVATCVVRSDGLVLLTRRAATKTFPFLWEIPGGSVLAGETGAQAAVREVREETGLVLDEGALERVGRGVAGVSFLDVHVAAVPGRPRLDLDPAEVDDATWVTWAEVEAHRAAGRMPAPWVGCFAPLWPDLARKVAEAARRQDRSAEASAAQADRHQHVHVVRSVGGTDAEGRPVVEG, from the coding sequence ATGGCTGACGCGGAGACCTGGGACCTGCTCGACGACCAGGGCAGCCCGACCGGGGAGGTCCACCGCCGGGGCGATCCGGGATGGCCGCCGGGCCGCTTCCACCTCATGGTGGCGACGTGCGTCGTGCGGTCCGACGGGCTGGTCCTGCTGACCCGCCGCGCCGCGACCAAGACCTTCCCGTTCCTGTGGGAGATCCCCGGCGGCAGCGTGCTCGCGGGCGAGACCGGCGCACAGGCAGCCGTGCGCGAGGTGCGCGAGGAGACGGGGCTCGTCCTTGACGAGGGCGCGCTCGAGCGGGTGGGACGGGGCGTCGCAGGCGTGTCGTTCCTCGATGTCCACGTCGCGGCCGTGCCCGGGCGCCCACGGCTGGACCTCGACCCGGCCGAGGTCGACGACGCCACCTGGGTCACGTGGGCCGAGGTGGAGGCGCACCGCGCGGCAGGGCGGATGCCCGCTCCCTGGGTCGGGTGCTTCGCCCCGCTCTGGCCGGACCTCGCCCGGAAGGTGGCGGAGGCGGCGCGGAGGCAGGACCGGTCCGCGGAAGCGTCAGCGGCCCAGGCGGATCGGCATCAGCACGTGCACGTCGTCCGGTCGGTCGGCGGCACGGACGCTGAGGGCCGACCGGTCGTCGAGGGCTAG
- a CDS encoding TIGR02569 family protein, which translates to MHPPRRVLEEFGAVGPVTRLDGGRGRAWRVGDTVLKPLDVLPAELGWLRDHAPSGGGDLRLSLPLASRSGDLVVDGWTAFPVLPGEHVAGRWARIADVAHRFAQVFDGAARPAFLDERTHAWARADRLAWGEGAVQVPDDVPHLPALLAARRVVTDASTLVHGDLTGNVLFDDDLPPAVIDLTLYWRPVRYSVAIVAVDAVCFEGAPQSLLETIDPGEGFAQQLVRALVFRIATDWFNELPSGVYDAYTATAGRVLDLAAQGR; encoded by the coding sequence GTGCACCCACCCAGACGTGTCCTCGAAGAGTTCGGCGCCGTCGGGCCGGTGACGAGGCTCGACGGCGGACGCGGCAGGGCCTGGCGCGTCGGGGACACGGTGCTCAAGCCGCTCGACGTGCTCCCGGCCGAGCTCGGCTGGCTGCGGGACCACGCGCCGTCCGGCGGGGGCGATCTCCGGCTGAGCCTGCCGCTCGCGAGCCGGTCGGGCGACCTCGTCGTCGACGGCTGGACGGCGTTCCCGGTCCTCCCGGGCGAGCACGTCGCGGGCAGGTGGGCCCGGATCGCCGACGTGGCGCACCGCTTCGCCCAGGTGTTCGACGGCGCCGCTCGGCCCGCGTTCCTCGACGAGCGGACGCATGCCTGGGCCCGGGCGGACCGGCTCGCCTGGGGCGAGGGTGCGGTGCAGGTGCCCGACGACGTCCCGCACCTCCCTGCGCTGCTCGCCGCCCGGCGGGTGGTCACGGACGCGTCGACGCTCGTCCACGGCGACCTCACGGGCAACGTGCTGTTCGACGACGACCTGCCGCCAGCGGTGATCGACCTGACGCTGTACTGGCGGCCGGTGCGGTACTCGGTGGCGATCGTCGCGGTCGACGCGGTCTGCTTCGAGGGGGCCCCGCAGTCGCTGCTGGAGACCATCGACCCGGGGGAGGGCTTCGCGCAGCAGCTCGTGCGCGCGCTGGTGTTCCGGATCGCGACGGACTGGTTCAACGAGCTGCCGTCCGGCGTCTACGACGCGTACACGGCGACTGCGGGACGGGTGCTCGACCTGGCGGCGCAGGGGCGTTGA
- a CDS encoding MFS transporter: protein MVTIDTPPRTLPRRYLAWLGGVTVSRLGDAVLAFALGWAAAGLGGTTAALVLTLGGLPRLVLLVVGGAVADRVGARRILIAGEAALLILTAVLALALAWFGTPTWLLLAAALALGTVTAFCLPATGSMPRRLVPDDQLTRALALRQGLVQVVLLTAAPLSGLLVGTAGLPVIAWGTTVTFAVSLCVLVAVREMSGPAADAAPTGAMAARLGLVDGFRVVARTPGLRSALALTGAGAALILPVPSLLVPLLGRASRWGPGTTGAVAAMVGVGVVCAAILALRRRPASAATGLAVSAGGALLMAVGTLPMVVTVLGALVFGFGNGTFVARVAPLVLGSAPRTHLARVQALVGLAQLVPVMVTNAVLGALAEHASPHWALGVTAAGLGACAIWARRLV from the coding sequence ATGGTCACGATCGACACCCCGCCGCGCACGCTCCCCCGCCGCTACCTCGCGTGGCTCGGCGGTGTCACCGTCTCCCGGCTCGGCGACGCCGTGCTCGCGTTCGCGCTCGGCTGGGCCGCCGCCGGGCTCGGCGGGACGACGGCAGCCCTCGTGCTCACCCTCGGCGGGTTGCCGCGCCTCGTCCTGCTGGTCGTGGGCGGCGCGGTCGCCGACCGTGTCGGGGCGCGGCGCATCCTGATCGCTGGCGAAGCCGCACTGCTCATACTGACCGCGGTCCTCGCGCTCGCGCTCGCGTGGTTCGGCACCCCGACCTGGCTGCTCCTCGCCGCGGCGCTCGCCCTCGGCACGGTCACCGCTTTCTGCCTGCCCGCGACGGGGTCGATGCCCCGACGCCTCGTCCCCGACGACCAGCTCACGCGCGCGCTCGCGCTGCGCCAGGGCCTGGTCCAGGTGGTGCTCCTGACCGCAGCACCCCTGAGCGGCCTGCTCGTGGGTACCGCGGGGCTTCCCGTCATCGCGTGGGGCACCACGGTGACGTTCGCTGTATCGCTGTGCGTCCTCGTCGCCGTCCGGGAGATGTCCGGTCCAGCGGCCGACGCCGCTCCCACCGGGGCGATGGCCGCGCGGCTCGGCCTGGTCGACGGCTTCCGCGTCGTCGCCCGCACCCCCGGACTGCGCAGCGCGCTCGCACTCACCGGGGCCGGTGCGGCCCTGATCCTGCCCGTCCCGTCGCTCCTCGTGCCGCTCCTCGGCCGGGCGTCCCGCTGGGGACCTGGGACGACGGGCGCCGTCGCCGCGATGGTCGGCGTCGGGGTGGTCTGCGCGGCGATTCTCGCCCTGCGCCGTCGGCCGGCGTCCGCCGCCACCGGGCTCGCCGTGAGCGCGGGTGGGGCGCTCCTGATGGCGGTCGGGACGCTGCCCATGGTGGTCACGGTGCTCGGCGCCCTGGTCTTCGGGTTCGGGAACGGGACGTTCGTCGCACGGGTGGCGCCGCTCGTCCTCGGCAGCGCGCCACGGACGCACCTCGCGCGCGTCCAGGCACTGGTCGGGCTCGCCCAGCTCGTGCCCGTGATGGTCACGAACGCGGTTCTCGGTGCGTTGGCCGAGCACGCGTCGCCGCACTGGGCGCTGGGCGTGACGGCAGCAGGCCTTGGGGCCTGCGCGATCTGGGCCCGCCGCCTGGTTTGA
- a CDS encoding cold-shock protein, with amino-acid sequence MVQGTVRWFDADRGFGFIDLGNEAEDLFVHASEILGDDGPKLLREGQTVEFEMGEGDRGPQARRVRVTGDRAADAPVGVLGTVNWYEPTKGYGFVTPDDDRTEIFVHSSAIVGGGVITEGQRVAFLVVDGEKGPQADHLLPLRAEAARPASDGADGTVSWYDDVKGFGFVAPDSGGGDVFVHVSALGSGMTELSEGDRVTYDVVDGDKGPNARNVQLARGSGGGRGAVDRGRPGRPAASGGPVRGGEGTVARYDEERGFGFITPDDGGLDLFVHVSVVRGDEVLEEGDRVRYKVRQSDRGPQADAVELV; translated from the coding sequence GTGGTCCAGGGAACTGTCCGATGGTTCGACGCCGACCGAGGGTTCGGTTTCATCGACCTCGGGAACGAGGCCGAGGACCTGTTCGTCCACGCGTCCGAGATCCTCGGTGACGACGGACCCAAGCTGCTCCGCGAGGGGCAGACGGTCGAGTTCGAGATGGGCGAGGGAGACCGTGGCCCGCAGGCGCGCCGCGTCCGTGTCACGGGCGACCGTGCCGCCGACGCGCCCGTGGGCGTGCTCGGCACGGTCAACTGGTACGAGCCGACCAAGGGATACGGGTTCGTCACGCCCGACGACGACCGCACCGAGATCTTCGTGCACAGCTCGGCGATCGTCGGGGGCGGGGTGATCACGGAGGGCCAGCGGGTGGCGTTCCTCGTCGTCGACGGTGAGAAGGGGCCGCAGGCCGACCACCTGCTCCCGCTCAGGGCCGAGGCCGCGCGGCCGGCCTCGGACGGCGCGGACGGCACGGTGTCCTGGTACGACGACGTCAAGGGCTTCGGGTTCGTCGCCCCCGACTCGGGTGGCGGCGACGTGTTCGTCCACGTGAGTGCTCTCGGCTCGGGGATGACCGAGCTCTCCGAGGGCGACCGCGTGACGTACGACGTCGTCGACGGTGACAAGGGGCCGAACGCCCGCAATGTGCAGCTCGCCCGCGGCTCCGGGGGCGGGCGTGGCGCCGTGGACCGTGGTCGGCCGGGCCGTCCCGCGGCATCCGGTGGCCCCGTGCGCGGAGGCGAGGGCACCGTTGCGCGCTACGACGAGGAGCGCGGCTTCGGCTTCATCACCCCCGACGACGGGGGCCTGGACCTGTTCGTGCACGTGTCGGTCGTGCGCGGCGACGAGGTCCTGGAAGAGGGCGACCGGGTCCGGTACAAGGTGCGCCAGAGCGACCGGGGACCTCAGGCGGACGCCGTCGAGCTGGTGTGA
- a CDS encoding ArsR/SmtB family transcription factor, translated as MSTETLAPVFAALADDTRWQILQELGRADLSASALATVLPVTRQAIAKHLTVLAEAGLVEPVRVGREVRYRAIGSRLGETARALDAIGAEWDRRLAAIKRIAEG; from the coding sequence GTGAGCACCGAGACGCTGGCCCCCGTGTTCGCGGCGCTCGCCGACGACACGAGGTGGCAGATCCTCCAGGAGCTGGGGCGCGCGGACCTGTCGGCGTCCGCGCTCGCGACCGTGCTGCCCGTGACGCGGCAGGCGATCGCCAAGCACCTGACCGTGCTCGCCGAGGCCGGGCTGGTCGAGCCCGTGCGCGTCGGGCGCGAGGTCCGCTACCGCGCGATCGGGTCCCGCCTGGGCGAGACCGCCCGTGCGCTCGACGCGATCGGCGCCGAGTGGGACCGTCGCCTCGCCGCGATCAAGCGGATCGCGGAGGGGTAG
- a CDS encoding SRPBCC domain-containing protein, translated as MTTTDQQASIDTEAFQVTRTLLVHAAPSTVWAALTRDDLIARWFGQEAHLPDLRVGGEGTFGFDGYGQFAVRIEEYDEPSVFAFTWTNQAGAELRPDNATLVRFTLTPEGEGTVLAVVESGFERLGDGAQRAMADNRSGWTSELDELVAFVEGPGFPAGAPVEDVVRPADGPAA; from the coding sequence ATGACGACCACCGACCAGCAGGCCTCGATCGACACCGAGGCGTTCCAGGTGACCCGCACCCTGCTCGTCCACGCCGCACCGTCGACGGTGTGGGCCGCGCTCACGCGCGACGACCTGATCGCCCGATGGTTCGGCCAGGAGGCCCACCTGCCCGACCTGCGGGTGGGCGGCGAGGGCACGTTCGGCTTCGACGGGTACGGGCAGTTCGCCGTCCGCATCGAGGAGTACGACGAGCCCTCGGTCTTCGCCTTCACCTGGACCAACCAGGCCGGCGCCGAGCTGCGCCCCGACAACGCGACCCTCGTCCGGTTCACGCTGACCCCCGAGGGCGAGGGCACCGTGCTCGCCGTCGTCGAGTCCGGTTTCGAGCGTCTCGGGGACGGTGCCCAGCGCGCGATGGCCGACAACCGCTCGGGATGGACCAGCGAGCTCGACGAGCTCGTCGCGTTCGTCGAGGGGCCGGGCTTCCCGGCGGGGGCGCCCGTCGAGGACGTCGTGCGCCCCGCAGACGGCCCCGCGGCGTGA
- a CDS encoding phosphatase PAP2 family protein, with protein sequence MYPFVHRYELDTSRPTGREVARDLALRAFLPGAALWVAIVGLGFLIKGPLENLPGEDGVNQALVDLRTPFLDTVTEMLSAIGMTEFIIGACVLAVALIWWRTRQWWFALVPALAVSLQALIFLTSSIVVGRTRPEVDMLDHAPPTSSFPSGHTGASTAFYLTLALLAQRVQNPALRVALTVLAVLVPFAVGFARLYRGMHSLTDVLAGLVNGVVCAVLAWGYLRRDTSRVRA encoded by the coding sequence GTGTACCCGTTCGTCCACCGCTACGAGCTCGACACCTCGCGACCGACCGGCCGAGAGGTCGCCCGCGATCTCGCGTTGCGGGCGTTCCTGCCGGGTGCCGCCCTGTGGGTAGCGATCGTGGGGCTGGGATTCCTCATCAAGGGCCCGCTCGAGAACCTGCCGGGTGAGGACGGGGTCAACCAGGCCCTCGTCGACCTGCGGACCCCGTTCCTCGACACCGTCACCGAGATGCTGTCCGCGATCGGGATGACCGAGTTCATCATCGGGGCGTGCGTGCTCGCGGTCGCGCTCATCTGGTGGCGGACCAGGCAGTGGTGGTTCGCCCTGGTCCCCGCGCTCGCGGTGTCGCTCCAGGCCCTGATCTTCCTCACGTCGTCGATCGTCGTGGGTCGCACGCGGCCCGAGGTCGACATGCTCGACCACGCCCCGCCCACGTCGAGCTTCCCGAGCGGGCACACCGGCGCGTCCACGGCGTTCTACCTGACGCTCGCACTCCTCGCGCAGCGCGTGCAGAACCCCGCGCTCCGGGTCGCGCTCACGGTCCTCGCGGTGCTGGTGCCGTTCGCGGTCGGCTTCGCGCGGCTCTACCGCGGCATGCACTCGCTGACCGACGTCCTCGCAGGGCTCGTCAACGGCGTCGTGTGCGCAGTCCTCGCATGGGGCTACCTGCGCCGCGACACGTCGCGGGTCCGCGCCTGA
- a CDS encoding DNA polymerase III subunit beta family protein produces the protein MPDDLLSIGALSRAGGLPVTALRFYDAAGVLRPAYVDPATGYRWYTSGQVDTARLVASLRQAGLPVSELVTVLAAPREAVAALARHRRRLEEDLAAACAHLDAAADLLAQPGRCTVASKDLVAAVAAVRHAVGADPAWPGLAGVLLHLDGDALRLVGCDRSRLAVATVRVQRVSGPPVRVVAPLAFLDGLAATPPDVGPVTLGRDVLEVLGAQSAPLDATYPDYERLVRSDTSPRTTVTSDDLLRTVAEADDVVAVRLDGARVKISPPGPPGTLGFSRSFLLDSVRAARAEHVALALDDRSALSVRAADRPDDVHVLMPIRLGR, from the coding sequence ATGCCCGACGACCTGCTCAGCATCGGTGCCCTCTCCCGCGCCGGCGGCCTGCCCGTGACGGCGCTCCGGTTCTACGACGCGGCCGGCGTGCTCCGGCCGGCGTACGTCGACCCCGCGACCGGGTACCGCTGGTACACCTCGGGCCAGGTCGACACGGCTCGGCTGGTCGCGAGCCTGCGCCAAGCCGGCCTCCCGGTGTCCGAACTGGTCACCGTCCTCGCGGCTCCCCGCGAGGCCGTGGCCGCGCTGGCGCGCCACCGTCGCCGTCTCGAGGAGGACCTGGCCGCGGCCTGTGCGCATCTCGACGCTGCAGCGGACCTCCTCGCGCAGCCCGGCCGCTGCACGGTCGCCTCCAAGGACCTCGTCGCGGCGGTCGCTGCGGTGCGGCACGCGGTCGGCGCCGACCCCGCCTGGCCCGGCCTCGCCGGCGTCCTGCTCCACCTCGACGGGGACGCGCTCCGCCTCGTCGGCTGCGACCGATCCCGCCTCGCCGTCGCGACGGTGCGCGTGCAGCGGGTGTCGGGCCCGCCCGTCCGGGTCGTCGCGCCACTCGCATTCTTGGACGGGCTCGCTGCCACGCCGCCCGACGTCGGGCCGGTCACCCTGGGCAGGGACGTCCTGGAGGTCCTCGGGGCGCAGAGCGCTCCTCTCGACGCGACGTACCCCGACTACGAGCGGCTCGTGCGATCGGACACGTCCCCGCGCACGACGGTCACGTCCGACGACCTGCTCCGGACGGTCGCGGAAGCGGACGACGTCGTCGCCGTTCGGCTGGACGGCGCCCGGGTGAAGATCTCCCCTCCGGGGCCGCCGGGCACGCTCGGGTTCTCGCGGAGCTTCCTGCTCGACAGCGTCCGCGCGGCCCGCGCCGAGCACGTCGCGCTAGCCCTCGACGACCGGTCGGCCCTCAGCGTCCGTGCCGCCGACCGACCGGACGACGTGCACGTGCTGATGCCGATCCGCCTGGGCCGCTGA